The proteins below are encoded in one region of Micromonospora pisi:
- a CDS encoding DUF262 domain-containing protein has translation MTRQTTAPLTHLSLNVTNRFADFFVRNVERGNILLDAPYQRGSVWSESQRMGLVRSWLMGLPIPAVVINDRTSPDWARANPQDREGTGYVYAVIDGKQRILTAVAWFGGELRVPASWFPAKHVATTEDTDDGPHVRFTGLTEVGRRFAENRCVLPCAEGRLASVEQEAEVYLLVNGGGTPQTTTDMANARRVAEGK, from the coding sequence GTGACCCGCCAGACGACCGCCCCGCTGACCCACCTGTCGCTGAATGTCACCAACCGGTTCGCGGACTTCTTCGTGCGCAACGTCGAGCGGGGCAACATACTCCTCGACGCCCCATACCAGCGCGGCTCCGTCTGGAGCGAAAGTCAGCGCATGGGACTGGTTCGCTCGTGGCTGATGGGCCTGCCGATCCCGGCGGTCGTCATCAACGACCGCACGTCGCCGGACTGGGCCCGCGCCAACCCGCAGGACCGCGAGGGAACCGGGTACGTGTACGCGGTCATCGACGGGAAGCAGCGGATCCTCACCGCCGTCGCCTGGTTCGGTGGCGAGCTGCGCGTGCCAGCCTCGTGGTTCCCCGCCAAACACGTCGCCACCACGGAGGACACCGACGACGGCCCGCACGTCAGGTTCACCGGCCTCACCGAGGTCGGCCGCCGGTTCGCCGAGAACCGATGCGTGCTGCCCTGCGCCGAGGGTCGCCTTGCCAGCGTCGAGCAGGAGGCCGAGGTCTACCTGCTCGTTAACGGCGGCGGGACGCCGCAGACCACCACCGACATGGCCAACGCCCGGCGTGTGGCCGAGGGGAAGTGA